Genomic DNA from Lutibacter sp. A80:
TTTTTTATGATTTTATATTATTTAAGGACTTTCAAAATTGTGGTTTCATACGGGTAAAGTGTTTCGCCACCATTTCTAAAATCTGCTTTATCGCGTTCTACACCTTCATTTCCGGAGTCTAAATCGCAAGTAAAAGTTCCTCGGATTTCTAAATTATTAGATTCACTATGAACGGATCCATCGTAATTGTATGTCACATATTTAATGGTAAGTTTATTATTGTCGTTTTTATCAATATCTAGAATCTGCATTTTACCCATATTGCCATCTGAAGTTGCATAAATTATAACAGTGCCTGGTCCGTTTACAATACCGGTATTATTTGACATTGGAATATTAAAACTATCTGGGAGCGATTCTAACTTTGCTCCAATTGTTTTTTTATCTAGCTGATCAAAATTAGAATTTCCATTATTGCTATTTGAATTGTTAGAACTTGAATTAGAATTTCCAGAAAATTTCACAAATTCTACTCTTCTGTTATTGGCTTTTCCTTCTGGGGTGCTGTTATTATCTATTGGTTTAGATTCTCCAAAACCATCAAATTTAAGTCTGTTTGAAGCAATTCCCATTTCTATTAATTTATCCATCACAGATTTTCCTCTGGCTTTAGATAATGTCATATTTGTGTCGTCTCCACCATCGCTGTCTGTATGACCTTCAACACTAAAATTGATTTCAGGATTTTTTCGCATTAAATCGTAGATTTCATTAATTGGCCCCATACTTTCGGCTTTTAATGTGGCTTTGTTTACATCGAATTTAATTCCGTTTACTACAATTTTTCCTTCTGATAAAAATCTGTCGTAGTATTTTACACCACCTTTAGCGATACGGACATTTTTGACATATTGATGTACTTTATCTGCAGAATAGCCATCCATATTTAATGTAATTCCTGTAGGGTTAAAACCTATATGCGGTATATTTATTAATCTTTCGTCATTTAAATATATTTTAAGTTTGTCTTTTGTAACGGCAACTGAAAAATGACGCCACCCACCTTTTGATAGGCTTTTTGAATAAGGGCCTGAACTTTCATCATAGGCAATACTCTTTGAATAGAAATATATACTATGTCCAATAGACCTCTGGTTTTTATCATCATAGAATTGGAAAAATAGTCTGTGGGGATTTTCTGGTTGAAAATAAGCATCTAACTCAACAGTAAAAACTTCTGGAAGATAATCTTCTTTCGAATTTTTTAAGTAAGGCACAATAGTTCCTCCATTTGGGAATATGACAACTTTTTCTCCATCAACTTCTGCTATTTCTGCATTTCCATCAGCTAAATCCCATTTACTTGGAAACTCTCCATTTTCTTCATCGGTACTTGGGCTGTCTTCAAAAATTACAGTGTCTCCTGGTACAAAATCAAACTTACTCCAAACTACGTTTGGTTTATTTACTGTAGTTCCATTTTGTTGTGAAGTATCTTGGTTATTAGGATTGTTGGCTTGTGTGTTTTGGTTGGTATTTTCATTTCCTTTCTCATTATTAGTGCCGTTTTTAGTTTTACCATCTAATACATCTTCAGCCTTATCAAATTGTTTGTCAATTTTTTTATTCATTCGGCGTTCAGCACGTTTTTCGGCTTCTTGTTCAATTTTCTTTTCAGCTTTTTCTTTTAGCTTTTTTAAAAATTGCGCTTCTACTTGATGTGGGATTAAAAATAATAATCCAAAAATCAATAAAATTTTAGTGAGTAATAGTTGCTTGCTTTTCATTTTTAGTAATTTTTTAATTATAGTATAAAATTACTTTAACAAACTATTTTGGCATTCATTTGTTTAAGTGATAAAGCTCACCCTTTGGGGTGATTTTACAACTAGAAGGTTAATAAAATAGGAGTTTTTTTAGATGCCAATCTTTTTTAAAGCTTGAATTCTGTTTTTAACGTCAAGTTTTAAATAGATGTTTTTTATGTGTGTTTTTACAGTGTTTTGAGAGACGAAAAGTTTTTCGGCAATTTCAATATTTGAATACCCTTTTGAAATAAGCGTTAAAACTTCAATTTCTCTTTTAGATAAATCAAATTCGCTATATTTTTCTATAAAAGATTGTTTTGAAGCTTCAGTTTTAGTTTCAACTTTATTTTTTAATAGGTTAATTTGATTCAGATAATTTTGTAGTTCTGAGTTTTTTTGCTGTATTTCTAAATCAGAATTTTTTCTGTAAAGATTTAATAGATACAATAAACCAAAAATACCTAATAAAGCAATTGACGAAATAATAATTAGTCTATTGAATGATGCTTTGGCTTTATTCTTACTTTTTTCATTTTCTAAAGCCAATTGTTGTATTTGTTGATCTTTTTTAGCAGTTTCATATTCAATTTGCGTACTTATAATGTTTCTTTGTGAAGATTCATTTAAAATACTATCTTGAAAAGTTGATGCAATTTTTTGTGCTTCTAGCGCTTTTTCAAAGTTTTTTGTAAGTGTAAAATATTCTACTAAAGCTTGATAGCCCAATGTTATATTTTCTTTAGATTTTATAATTTGTGCATTATTTAGTCCTAATATTATGTTTTCTTTTGCATTTTTATAATCGCCTAAGTTTAATTGGTTTTTACCAATATTTATTAAGGTGTTGCTTAAGTATCTAATATTGTTAGACTTTGTAAATGAAGGTATTGCTTCTTTGTAGGATGCTGTAGATTTATTGTAATCTCCTTTTTTTTGGAATAATAATCCTAATAAATTATAGCGTATAGCTTCGCTAGATTTATGGTTGTGTTTAATTGTTAATTGTAATGCTTTATCTATATAGTAATAAGCAGAGTCGTATTCTTTTTGATATAAGTATGCTTCTCCAATATTTGATAAACTATACTCTTGACCTTTAATGTTTTCGTTTTTAAAATCTAAGGCATATACTTTTTTAAAGTAATATAATGCCTTATCGTATTCTTTAGTTTCAATAAAAACATTTCCAATTCCATTTAAAGCAATTGTAATACTTCTTTCGTGATTTATTTTTTCTGAAAAATCTAATGCTTGAAAATAATATTTAAAGGCTTCTTTTTCTAGATTTAACTTCCTGTAGCTTACTCCTAAATTATTTAAACATTTTATAATTAGTAAAGTGTCAGAAGCTTTATTTAAATAATTGAGAGCTCTTTTATGGTAAGTTACAGATTTGCTAAAGTTGTTACTGTAACGTGCAACCAAGCCTCTTCTGTCATAACTTTCACCCAAGCCTTTTAAATACAGTAG
This window encodes:
- a CDS encoding helix-turn-helix transcriptional regulator, with the protein product MFKTSNYFYILIIIFSIQNGLAQKLTSKTIDSTFIELKVKHNTTEKVDALIELYKTAHRNKLTNEAILDEAIKVSEELLYLKGLGESYDRRGLVARYSNNFSKSVTYHKRALNYLNKASDTLLIIKCLNNLGVSYRKLNLEKEAFKYYFQALDFSEKINHERSITIALNGIGNVFIETKEYDKALYYFKKVYALDFKNENIKGQEYSLSNIGEAYLYQKEYDSAYYYIDKALQLTIKHNHKSSEAIRYNLLGLLFQKKGDYNKSTASYKEAIPSFTKSNNIRYLSNTLINIGKNQLNLGDYKNAKENIILGLNNAQIIKSKENITLGYQALVEYFTLTKNFEKALEAQKIASTFQDSILNESSQRNIISTQIEYETAKKDQQIQQLALENEKSKNKAKASFNRLIIISSIALLGIFGLLYLLNLYRKNSDLEIQQKNSELQNYLNQINLLKNKVETKTEASKQSFIEKYSEFDLSKREIEVLTLISKGYSNIEIAEKLFVSQNTVKTHIKNIYLKLDVKNRIQALKKIGI
- a CDS encoding OmpA family protein — its product is MKSKQLLLTKILLIFGLLFLIPHQVEAQFLKKLKEKAEKKIEQEAEKRAERRMNKKIDKQFDKAEDVLDGKTKNGTNNEKGNENTNQNTQANNPNNQDTSQQNGTTVNKPNVVWSKFDFVPGDTVIFEDSPSTDEENGEFPSKWDLADGNAEIAEVDGEKVVIFPNGGTIVPYLKNSKEDYLPEVFTVELDAYFQPENPHRLFFQFYDDKNQRSIGHSIYFYSKSIAYDESSGPYSKSLSKGGWRHFSVAVTKDKLKIYLNDERLINIPHIGFNPTGITLNMDGYSADKVHQYVKNVRIAKGGVKYYDRFLSEGKIVVNGIKFDVNKATLKAESMGPINEIYDLMRKNPEINFSVEGHTDSDGGDDTNMTLSKARGKSVMDKLIEMGIASNRLKFDGFGESKPIDNNSTPEGKANNRRVEFVKFSGNSNSSSNNSNSNNGNSNFDQLDKKTIGAKLESLPDSFNIPMSNNTGIVNGPGTVIIYATSDGNMGKMQILDIDKNDNNKLTIKYVTYNYDGSVHSESNNLEIRGTFTCDLDSGNEGVERDKADFRNGGETLYPYETTILKVLK